A single genomic interval of Plantibacter sp. Leaf314 harbors:
- a CDS encoding DUF4878 domain-containing protein yields the protein MTGPGDQNPQQPQWQQPPAQPDPQQGWQGNGPQSSASGQHPTGQSGQQSPYGQSPTQPSGSGDQQSGQYGQQQGQYGQQTGQYGQQSGQYSQQSGQYGQTGQYGQTGQYGQQDTGQYGQQPTEQYAQAPGGYGQAPYGQGGGSYDGGAGQPPKKKLSKKGLTGIIAGGSALLLIIVGGIVGVSIGNSLHAPEVTVKAYLDALKAGDAEEALKLSGTEVSDADVLLTDEAYKEASGKVSGYTIGKTTTSGDTATVQARLTQGGESVDQEFTLTKVGKDAVLFDKWKLEAPELSTVQVDVVAPDDAVATVGGVDLTDVEPIAEGSYQLRALPGTYDVALSESDWYSAEATTATALGYGQTAEPATLSVALTDAGTTAIEEAVNTYIDGCGASTEIAPTGCPYEIRNATGYTPSGVTWTFDTRPTFTVGEFNGTGWSVESETVGRMSMTCTLTDPATGQTGPGGGGPVDFNVGGTVEGFTDEGATFVPLP from the coding sequence ATGACCGGTCCAGGAGATCAGAACCCGCAGCAGCCCCAGTGGCAGCAGCCGCCCGCTCAGCCCGACCCGCAGCAGGGCTGGCAGGGCAACGGCCCGCAGTCCTCCGCCTCGGGCCAGCACCCGACGGGGCAGTCCGGCCAGCAGTCGCCCTACGGGCAGTCGCCGACGCAGCCGTCGGGGTCCGGCGACCAGCAGTCCGGCCAGTACGGTCAGCAGCAGGGCCAGTACGGCCAGCAGACCGGTCAGTACGGACAGCAGTCGGGTCAGTACAGCCAGCAGTCCGGTCAGTACGGCCAGACGGGCCAGTATGGGCAGACGGGTCAGTACGGCCAGCAGGACACGGGCCAGTACGGCCAGCAGCCCACTGAACAGTACGCACAGGCACCGGGCGGGTACGGCCAGGCACCGTACGGCCAGGGCGGCGGTTCGTACGACGGCGGTGCCGGTCAGCCGCCCAAGAAGAAACTGTCGAAGAAGGGCCTGACCGGCATCATCGCCGGTGGCAGCGCGCTCCTGCTCATCATCGTCGGCGGCATCGTCGGCGTGAGCATCGGCAACTCGCTCCATGCGCCCGAGGTCACGGTCAAGGCTTACCTCGACGCGCTGAAGGCGGGCGACGCCGAGGAGGCGCTGAAGCTCTCCGGCACCGAGGTGTCCGACGCCGACGTGCTCCTGACCGACGAGGCGTACAAGGAGGCCTCGGGGAAGGTCTCGGGGTACACGATCGGCAAGACGACCACGAGCGGCGACACCGCGACGGTGCAGGCACGACTCACCCAGGGCGGCGAGAGCGTCGACCAGGAGTTCACGCTCACGAAGGTCGGGAAGGACGCCGTGCTCTTCGACAAGTGGAAGCTCGAGGCGCCCGAGCTCAGTACCGTCCAGGTCGACGTGGTCGCACCGGATGACGCCGTCGCGACCGTCGGCGGGGTGGACCTGACGGACGTCGAGCCGATCGCCGAAGGCTCCTACCAGCTGCGGGCGCTCCCGGGCACCTACGACGTCGCCCTCAGTGAGAGCGACTGGTACTCGGCTGAGGCCACGACCGCGACGGCGCTCGGCTACGGACAGACGGCTGAGCCGGCCACCCTCTCGGTCGCGCTCACCGACGCCGGGACGACGGCGATCGAGGAAGCCGTCAACACCTACATCGACGGCTGCGGAGCGTCGACCGAGATCGCGCCGACCGGTTGCCCCTACGAGATCCGCAACGCCACCGGCTACACCCCCTCCGGCGTGACCTGGACGTTCGACACCCGCCCGACCTTCACGGTCGGCGAGTTCAACGGCACCGGGTGGAGCGTCGAATCGGAGACCGTCGGGCGCATGTCGATGACGTGCACCCTCACCGACCCGGCCACCGGCCAGACCGGCCCCGGCGGCGGCGGCCCCGTCGACTTCAACGTCGGCGGCACGGTCGAGGGGTTCACGGACGAGGGCGCGACGTTCGTCCCCCTGCCGTAG